aaagttttatcaacaaaaattttacacgaaaaattttaggaagaaaattataaaaaaaatgtgtcaaaagTGGCAGCTTCCATTtgtagaaatttaaaaattcatcgtaattcaaaaaaatttacgaagttcgaaaatttgagaaaattcgaaaatttgacgaaaatcggaaatttgacgaaaatcgaaaaattgacaaattttgaaaatttgaggaaattcgaaaatttgacgaaaatcgaaaaattgactAAGTTTGTAAATTTGaggaaattcgaaaatttgaggaatttcgaaaatttgaggaaattcgaaaatttgaggaaaatcgaaaatttgacgaaaatcgaaaatttgacgaaaatcgaaaattcgacgaaattctaTAAATTTCAAAGGAACTTTCTATCTACCAAATATCTCGAGATATGACTTACATAGCTCATTAAAACGCTCCCCAATTAACCAAATTCTTCCTTtccgaaaattcggaattccTTCGGAAAAAGAACAATAGATGTCGCTTTTGTTCTTTTCCGAAggaattccgaattttcggaAAGGAAGAATTTGGTTAATTGGGCTCATAGCTACCAAATgggcgactttttaggaaaaccatgaaagacgtgtcgactagaatgtgaATCTATATACAATTGTCTTTTAAACTAACTTTACATCTGcaatattttctgagttataggtcccatagctcaatagcttaacacgctcatagctcTGAAATTATaagattttatgaaaattccttcaaattactttcttagaattacgtccttgacATACCCTGAacatttcagccaaatccaccgataaatttaaaagtttcgttgtaacagaaggacaaagtgacaaaggttggtaaaattcgtcaatttcaaaatgtataaaaatccatttcttcatacaaatttccaagttttgaaatttaatatatcggccaaatcttaaccttatgatgcgtgtgatagctcgttggggAGTGGTAGGAGCGGAGGgtcaaaaaagttgtgtatatatgttactacgaaaaaaaacttttgcacattttttagtgtgaacgaacttgcgtcacggcccttcactaacgtagggccatgaaaGAAGTTTTTCAATCAGATGCTCTTCGCGCTGAAAAGAATTCAACAAAGTTTCAGATTTCGCTCATAGATGAAGATTGATTAACGTAACCGAGTAGCGACTCTATGTCCATCTGTGAGTGAAAAATGGAATTACGTGATGCAGTGACACTAGTGACAGTTCctattgttttcaaaatacaattctTCAAACTGCAGCTCGGGCAGTTCAGTTCGATCTGTTGCTTGAAATGGCTAATCCAAAGCCGAATATCGCCGTTCAAAAGCAACTTGTCCGCGGAACGCAAAAAACCAATCGACTGGCCACTGTCAAAACCCATACGTCACCGTCATTATATCAGCAAAACAATCCAATACGAACGGTAACCGCTGCTGCATCGACGAAAGACAAATACCGAAAACCTCAGTTGCAAGCTACGATGGGATTAGCCCAACAAATCGATCAGTGGAAAGCGAAGACCGGACCAAAATACAATGACGTTTGTGACTTAACACCCAGATCTAGGGCTGTTGTGACCGAGCGGGTAAAAAATCAGAATCCTGTGGTTCTCTGTGTTGAGATGTAAACgaacccaaaaaatttaatttccttcgCAGATCACGCATCAGCTGAATTTCCCGACAGAGGCAACCGTTTTCAAGAAGTTGATTCCGGTGAACGTAAACGATTCCGTGCTGGAAGAGATTTGTCCAAAGGTGAAGAAGCGTCGACCATTCACACGCCATAAAGACCCGGAACCCGTGCTGGGAGATTATTTGACGCCAGTCGTTCCGTtggaattgaaaattgaacaatCTGACAGTACGATTGAGCTGAAACAACCGGACAGTTTTGACTACAGTCGCATGTACAGTTTGTTCAAAGTGTTGAACGCCGGGTTATGATACTGAGCCTCATCGAATTGTTTGTTTAGATTTTATACTTCATGACTTGACTTAATGTACCTCGTCCTAGTGATAGCAAATTTTGTTCTTTGTGATAATATGACATTGAAGAGCGTGTACGCTTCGGGCATCgaattcagaattttatttactaaGAGATCTGAAAAGGTCACAGCACCGGATTCAGTATCGGACTTTCGATGGGTAAGAGATGAACAGTAATTTGTTTACCGCGGGGAGAGGacaggaaattccaacaagaccGTATTTTCGCTCGACTTTTTTCTTCCAGAGGTGAACGCAACGTTTCCTGGCTTTCTTTTGATGATAATTAGCAAGTGTGTTTACGGTTTCGTTTCACTTGAACAAATCGTTCAGAGCAATGAAAAATCTCAGGTGGTAGGTGCTTCTGTCCACTGCTGACAGTCGGTCCGTATACCAACTGTCTTTCGGGTCTACGTCGGTATCGCTCGCGTAGACCCGTTTCTGGCCAAATCTCAAATCTGCGGACAAGCATGATAGAAGAGTGGCATCTCTGAATCCACACAACAATTCAATCCATCCACCTTGTGCTAAACTGAAAGAACGTGACCTTCTACATGTCAATTATCTCTTCTCCAAACCCAATACATGTATTTCCCTGGAGTCAACGACTGGATGGTAGGATCTAGAGTGTTAGGTTATTTCACTGTATACAGTGCCACGGAAGGAACTTGTGGGTTCCCTGGTTCAGGTAATTTAACTATATTGTTTGACAAATTGACTTGAAACTACATAACGTAGGTAGTCCAATCACATGATCCAATGACGGTGATTGATGTTAGTTATAAATTTGGGGTCATCCATAAAGTACGTACTCACTAAGTGGGGAGGGGGGGGTCTAAAATTGGAcctttttgtatggaaaaacgCGTACGAAACGGGGGGGAGGGGGTCAAAAATTTGCCGTACACCGCGTACGTACTTTATGCATGGCCCCTTTCACGCACCTCGAGTGGCGGCCCGGCTCTGTTCAACACAATCATACAATGTGTATGCAAAGTATCAACGTAATGAACGAGGGCGGGCAAAAAGTAGGGTCACCACAGGGTTCTACTCGATTGTTTAAGGTCAAGAGgcgaacacaacgtttttcatgtgtgcatgttgtgttttgccatttttcgaaaacatcgattcgccataccatttttcaaaacatatttgagagaatagattaagattggcttGGTCGGTATGTGTTTTTAATGTAGATGGATTCGGTGGGGTttgatatatatataatttCGCTTATTGAAGACTTGTTTTTACAATGTTATACAAAGTTGGATTATGTAACAATCTAGTGGTCAGCAAAATTATGTTGCTTTTCAAACTATGAAAAAAAGGATGTCGTCGAGTAGTACAAAGGTTTTATAATGATAGgttggacattttttttgtgttttttttttggtggggTTTGAAATTAAGATTCTCTTAGTTGCCcacattgcaatgtcaaaCGTATGTCCAAGGTCTTTAAGTTGTGCTACGTAAAGTCCTTTTTCATCCAGCGATCAGCATAGCCTCCCAATTGAAATATCTTGAAATTGTCAATAATGTGTGGCAACCGTGGCAACATGTACAAAACTAAAACCAAAACCAACCAGAAATCGGTGGCGATCCACTTGTTACAATACATCAACAAATATTTGCTCTAGTTTTCTCACTAGAAGAGTCATTCAACCAGTGGtcaagaaaatgcaattttatcaTGGCCtattgaggggagaaaataaggcaaGACAATAAACACAACTCGTCAGAGAAACGggtcttcaaaaaaaaatattgagtttGTTTGTCCGAACACCTCGCTAATACTGCAATATACAGTATTTACAGTATATATCTGTAATTACTTGCCGAGATCTAGTTTCTGctgcaattaatttcaagttATACCGGAGCCCGacccaacaaatttttttgagtttgTTTGCCCGCAGCTCTTATACACACTGCTATTTACTCTATTTACTGTACCAACGCACTGTCCAGTGGagtggaaacaactgatgATGACTAGATCACGCTAGTCGCTGACCGCCACTGAatcccgaggtcgaaacagcgtcTTTGCTTcactatttttcatttcacgtGATCAAGTTGGGTGAGGGAAGAGCTGtttgctctgtttgtttgttttttgactCGGTTTAGTATTAATAGCCTTGCGCTGTGGATGAGTTACAGTGTTGCATTCGATCCGTTGCCAAATCGCAAcgtaaaaacatagctaacgccgacccgtacgaaacacctattcgtatcaaaagcctttactgtgaaactcttcatttcttttacttcattctctactgaaaagctattcgccctttaaaatcacttacattatctttctttgccttgttagcatatacaaataaattgccggaggcaatatagacagccccgtacgaagtcaattttcataaattcctatttaaacagctatataccgctatatttacctatattttcctataaataaacatttcacagatgaatatgctattatatagctctatatgcctgtatatagctcaatataggtgaatatagatatatatagatgtccatatatgtaatgcctgaaacaccccacacaaaaaacaaattatttccatgttaacagaaactctctaagtatcatttttcccaagatatttctattttactaaaatccaatatggccgccgacagccattttgttaggagaccggaaatagtaccgacgctttacattcgttaatacctttcaaacaaaaaaaattcatgaaattcggtcaaaatttactcgagatattgtcaaaatacaccacgttcactgtacggccgagtagccagataagagctcactccaagagacctagctcacgctccgaagaacataatttcaaaaactattaattaattattttttcctgattggtacgttcaatacctatctaataaagctaaaacagacgaaatatgttgaaatgtggccgacctacaagcaaaaactgcttgccgccctgtgcctgtttcacactaaggggtctaactcacgagtcggtcatccgatttccataaactttttttttttgtcgatcggtattgtaaataccttttatttgacgtatcagttacaagtgtaacgtttgaatgtccggagatatcttcgaaaaaccgtaaagcacttattgggccacagctcgggaggggtccatccaaaatcactcatcttcgaacttagcctgtcttttgacattaccaaacgggaaaaaaaagaattttcaaaatcggatgcgttttactcaagttatcgtgcagacggacagacggacagaaggacatttttttcactgatttggcatctctagacaaccacaataggtttccccttactcagggagtccaattcgacgtgttacggacgtatgcgtaaacgcataaaaccccagtacttcgtacgggtctgaAAAACCAGGCACGGCCCCTTCTAATGTTTATCACAACGCTACTGACTGTTTCCTAAACACTGGACGCCCATGTAGTTTTCTGATTACAGCGGCGGGACTTTAGTGATTTCAAACGTCCTGTATAAGGGCGCACCGATTTGAACTACACTGGATCGTCAATCAACAATAGCGCCGCGATGATTCTCGTTTCAGCTTCTTTCTCTTTCTAAAGTATTCTTGTTGTCCATGGGTTGATAACAATAATTTGTGATAGACACAAATTTTGTATATCTCTCGGACTGGCAAGTAAAAGACTCAATTATCAATGACAGTGCGTTGACTGTACTATCAACAGCAATTAACTGCTAATTATGTCGGGGGATAccccacaaaaaaaaatgtttatttgtcAGCAGCTCTCATACACGCTATTTACTGTACTATCTGCTGCATTTAATTGTGAGTGTTGTAAATACAACAATGTGAGTGTGGAGCcggattttcttcaattttgctGTATAATTAAGCTCTAATTAAGCAAGAAACTAACACTAACACGTCTACACCAAACCCTTTTAAGTCAATTAATTATACGAGCCACCCACCCGGAATAGTTTGTTTTAATCTATATATAAAGcgttttgaaattattgagtTGAACTGTGTGATCATTGAAACTAGCCGGTTGAAACGGTCGTCTTAAGGAAAGTTTTCGATTAGCGATAGGTGGTTGGGAACGATGTTAAGGTGTAACACTCACACATATGATCGAACAAATCGAACAAGACACGACCAATAGCTCTAGGTCAATCGGTCCTTTTGGTGAGTTTCGTTGAATCCATTTTTGGTTTGCAACTACAAAAGAAATTGTCAAACTGGTGATTGGTGGTGATTGCAAGCTGAGATGATTATATTACTTGAAGTAGTTACGAGCGGGCTTTCTTTTTCGCAAACCCAACCTATTCCTCCAATGGCTGTCACGGTCACACTAGTATCGGACATAAGAAACAACTTTTTCTACTTTGAGATGTCGTGTAGCTCGGCCGTTGCTTCTGGTCCTTATAGATCGAAGAAatatttacgatttttttgtcGGAAACGATTGGTAAAACATTTCACAAATTGactcataaaaatgtttatgagCTCGTCTATGAAGTATAGACATTTATTGACATTCAAATCGGGTATCTTTTACagtttacaaaaaagaaatgctTTTAATCAAGCGTATTGTTTTGGGCAACATCTGACACGTCTCCAACCGGGTGCGCAGTTGGTGGAACCACCGCAGGGAATTGGATAATCGCCTCCTTTATATTGATCATTGCACGCTGAAGCGGCAGGTTGAGCTGCCGCATAGCAAACAGTTTCGACACATCCtggaacttttatttttgcattttgaaaGGGTTAGTGCCGGGCGAAATGAAGGAATTCTACTTTTAACTTACAGCTTTTTCTGCAACGTTGTCGTTGACCTAGACATAAAAATCCACAACAACCAGCGCCACCAACAGTTGTCCACTGTGCATCGAAATCGTTTTTGCATTGCGCATCCACATCAACGAAACCTGTCCAACACGTAGGAGTGATTTGTTCTTCAGCATCTGAAATGGTAACATAATCCCTTCTGTCACACGGATTACCTCTAAAGATCCCTCTGTGACGAAAGCtccaaaaaaatcgaattggaGTGTTCGTTATGCAGAGTCCTAGCTGTAAATATACTAACTTGGTGCTGGTTCACAACTTCCAACATTTTCCGGACCAGGCGTTACCACAGGACTCGTGGTTAATTGTATTCCCTGTGGAATCAAGTTTGAATCTTCCAACAACATTTCTCCAAAGTTTTCGGACTCCCTGACAGACTCTAATGTGATGCCCATGTGTTCAAAGAAACCCATTGCAGGGCTTGTTGAATAGACTGATTGAATGGTGTACTCGTTCAGATTGCCCGAAATAACAATACGAGTACGGGCAGCCGGATTTCTTGAAGCTTTCATCTCATCCACACAATTTCTTGTCTTTTCGATCTGGATCaagtcttcttcttctcttgcCAATGCGGGATGTTCGTAGTTCGGCAACGGAGAAATTTCGTATGAAGTTTCGCAGTTTCCGAATACGGATGGTTCCATTACCTTGTAAGAAACGTTGTTCTCTGGCTTCTTAGTGTTGATTTGAAGTTGGCTAACAATGGCCTTCAACTGATTCATTTCGTTGGAGGTCAACGATGAATCGACAGATATCGAACGAATCATGCCATTGTCGAAATGGATTTTAAATCGTTGTCCATTCAGCTTCCATTCGTCATACTTCGGCATTATTCCGCTCAAGTCTGCACCGTCTCCCGGAAATGGTTCGTTCGTTTTTCCATAAACGGCTTTGCTGATTTTTCCAATCAAAAAACTGTCAGACTGTGGCTCAATAGTTAAGCGTGCCTGAGCAGCTGTACCTGCCTCCTTGTTGTTTTTCGTATAAATTCGCAACTTATACTGGTACTCTTTGCCTTCTTTCCAAGCACTATTGCCGGCGGCAACTAGTCCAACTTGAaagtcaaaatgaaaaattaaaaatccgAGAACTGATAAATTCGTATTTTCACTCACTAGAGACTAAGATCAACGATAGAGTCAATTGCATGATTACCAACACTTTTATAATGTCTTAACACCTTACACAGACGAAGGGAAACTGATGAATTGTTTAGGACTACTCGGATTTTTAtagagaaattttggtaagttGTTCGTCGATAAAGATTTGAAACATAGAGGGGATTTGTACGGGtgcaataacattttcatcaaataatTGTGATCAACATTCACAAATAAATACCGtgattagacccgtacgaagtacgaggGACTGATGCGTTCACTATAGCGTTTGCCTCTGATTGGAGTCAATGGGTAAGGTTTGTGGTTGCATAGTGATGACATAGcagcgagaaaaaaaactacatCAGTCTGTCTGTCATCACGATAACGCGAGTAAAACCACACCCTAGACAGTTGTATAAATTAGTAGATTATTGAACCAGggagaaaatttgatttctcgtatccagatgaatAAAACTATCCGACGGCTTctgcccgaggtacttttactcatcgtgatacaagatatcaaattacttcccgTGTACAGTatgctattttactttacgagaGAGCTAAAGGGTTTTCATTAGGGATGGAATCGtccctagtaaagtaaaaggCAATTAAAGAATATGAGTAAAGTGGGCAAAGCCGATCTCGATTTAGGACCGAAGCGTCCAGCGTTCTCACAATGAAAGACCATGTGAGCAAATCGATCATTGCACCGCAATTCGACTACTGTTCAGCGATACTAATCCTGGGTGATCAATCAACGTTCGATAGCATGCAACTGATTTAAAATCGTGCGATGAGGTCAATCCTTAGGTGTGGGACATTGACTTCAATTTTTGTCATGCTAGAAGCATTGGCCTGGATGAACGTGAAACAGAGAGTCTACGAAACAATGTTGTGATTCGAACTGAGAGATGGGTTACTACCGAATTACCTCACGGAAATGGTGACGTTTAATTGAGACGTACATCATTACATTACCAGACAAGATGGAGGAATGATTTATGTGAGTACTAATAGATCTAGCGCGGAGTGTTACTCATTGTTTCATAAGGGTCTCTTCTTGTTTAATCATTCATTGCCGAGTGACCTGTAGGCGGTGTGGGGTGAATGAGTGCTTAGAAGTAAATTACGAGTAAATTAAAGAAACGAAGTGAATGCAATTCATTAGTTAAACCGtacgttttgctatataagaaaaCACGTTACGGAGCATACCGATTATATTCGTCATCGCTGTTGATGACAGATGACATTACGATGTGtttctgaaaaataaaaaagttataTTGAGTCCCCTAATCGTACGGGTTCTCTCTATGTTTTATCAAAGATCCGATGAAGCATATATGAACTGTAAGAAGAATCAAGTCAACGAACCTCGATGtgataacaaaataaatattcagtTGTAGTGCATCATGTAATCCTAACAAACACCTCTAATTAGAAAAGTGTGGCGCTAGCCTTATGTAactacgaaaatcgaaaatttgacaaaattttactaaattcaaaaatttgacgaaattcaaaaatttgacgaaatttgaaaatttgacgaaattcaaaaatttgacgaaatttgaaaatttgacgaaatttgaaaatttgacgaaatttgaaaatttgacaaaatttaaaaatttgacgaaatttgaaaa
The sequence above is drawn from the Bradysia coprophila strain Holo2 unplaced genomic scaffold, BU_Bcop_v1 contig_200, whole genome shotgun sequence genome and encodes:
- the LOC119075357 gene encoding uncharacterized protein LOC119075357 yields the protein MANPKPNIAVQKQLVRGTQKTNRLATVKTHTSPSLYQQNNPIRTVTAAASTKDKYRKPQLQATMGLAQQIDQWKAKTGPKYNDVCDLTPRSRAVVTERITHQLNFPTEATVFKKLIPVNVNDSVLEEICPKVKKRRPFTRHKDPEPVLGDYLTPVVPLELKIEQSDSTIELKQPDSFDYSRMYSLFKVLNAGL
- the LOC119075338 gene encoding vitellogenin-1-like, whose amino-acid sequence is MQLTLSLILVSIGLVAAGNSAWKEGKEYQYKLRIYTKNNKEAGTAAQARLTIEPQSDSFLIGKISKAVYGKTNEPFPGDGADLSGIMPKYDEWKLNGQRFKIHFDNGMIRSISVDSSLTSNEMNQLKAIVSQLQINTKKPENNVSYKVMEPSVFGNCETSYEISPLPNYEHPALAREEEDLIQIEKTRNCVDEMKASRNPAARTRIVISGNLNEYTIQSVYSTSPAMGFFEHMGITLESVRESENFGEMLLEDSNLIPQGIQLTTSPVVTPGPENVGSCEPAPNAEEQITPTCWTGFVDVDAQCKNDFDAQWTTVGGAGCCGFLCLGQRQRCRKSFPGCVETVCYAAAQPAASACNDQYKGGDYPIPCGGSTNCAPGWRRVRCCPKQYA